Part of the Zingiber officinale cultivar Zhangliang chromosome 6A, Zo_v1.1, whole genome shotgun sequence genome, CGTAGATTAAAAATTAGAATCTAGAATTTTGGATTGGAATTTGAAGTCTTcgttagaatttagaatttatagacTAGACCGTTGAATATAGAATTCTGGATTATAATATTCTGAATTTGGATTTTACAGTCTTCAATTTCAGTAGTATTTGAAAAATAATGTTAACCACTACAGTTTTATAATGAAGTAAACAGTAATTGATGAGAATAATTATCATTTATTAGTGATGATTTTTTATATTGatcaatttatgatttataaatttttttattttttttatatgtccGTGGGTTGATCCACCTATTTCCTAGCTTGCCTTGAATTAGGTTACGTTGAAAATTTTGTAATCCGTTGGGATGATGGTCCATTCCATCCTACTAAATGTTAAGTTTTTGATAGGTTGATCTGTCCGACCAGGGGTCGGTCCGTTTGAAAATTCTAAGCGCAGGTGACGACAGCTTCGACAGGAATGGCTGAAACCCTATCCCGCGTTGGCAAGGGGATTATTATATATGTCGTGAATTGATTGATATGACATTTTCAGCCCGGTCGATTTCTTATTACGTTTTAAGCGGACCGTCCGGTCCAATTAGGCTTTTTTTTTCTCATAACGCTGCTCATGAGGCTTGAACCGAACCAAATCTTTCTAGTAAACCGGGATTTATTTTATGAAGACCATGGAAACCTGAGAAGACACCACCTTTCTCGAATTTGTTTTTCTCGAAGTATCAAAAATAGCATTTTACTTAATATTACCCATTTCATCtacctaatttttaaaatttcaaaaacaaataGTATGTTTTTATTATATCTCTCCTTTGTGAATTTGTTTCACGTGCAAAttttttctttaatatttaaaTGTTTctcaacttatttaaaattttactgttTTCAATTTGCATAGCTGAAGTCACATTGAGGACATAAGTTCattaaagagatttttaaaaatatattgataTTGATTTAAATGATTTAGAGTTCTCTAAATATATTAGCTAAAAGttttcaaatcaaaatttattgatgatGTTGATTAGTAACTATTATTACCTTAGgtattataattaatttataataaattttattaaatctttgcatatataaaaattaattgttATCAGTTTATATTATTATTCAGATATAAGGATATAGATATATTAAATAGATTTGCAGGAATACATTGTTTTAGGtataaattaatttagaattatCTAGATTTATTAACTACTTTTGTCTAAAATATTGATggatctaaaaaattttaaattattttaaaactaaaattaatatacttatgcaagcctcttaaaaaaaataacacatgTTATATTCCTTCTGTTAATGAATCTTCTCTCACTCCATCCAAACATACGGgccattttaaatttaatggacAATTTAGAAAAGCCATTaaacatttaaagaaaattttaaaaattattctaaatatGTCTTTTAATGTTTGCCCACTTGCTACAACTCACTCAAAACAAAATAGATCGTGCACAATTTTACATGATGACAACTGCCATGCTTATTAAACCTCAAGTTTCAAACCCCAAATAGACCCTTTCAACTATGTTCAACAGTCGAACTCAGAGCAAAAGAAAAGAGTAACATTTTGGTTTCGAGTTAGTAGTTATTACAGGAGATACTTCGTTGAATACCAAAGACACATCAGAGATTGTTCGTCTGCGAACTGCCTGCTGCTGCCTCCAACACTCCGTTGCGGATCTGATCTGAGATATCTTTCACATGACCGGGCCCATGGGGTATGAAGATGGTCGTATTGTTCGATGAGTTTCCGAGCTCTTTGATGGTGTCAAAGTACTGTGTGACCATTATCAGATCCATCACCTCTTTAGCAGTGGTGCCGGATACCGTATGGGAGAAATTCAGGATGTTCTCTCTCAGGCCATCAGTTATCGCCTGGCGCTGCTTTGCCACCCCAACGCCTGCGAGGTATTTGGCCTCTGCCTCAGCTTCGGCTTTCTTCACCATGAGGACCTTTTCAGCTTCGCCTTTGTAGACACTAGCAAGTTGCATCCTCTGTGCTGCAGTTTGCAACGGCTGAGTTAGATAAAGAAGGAAAACGAGAATGTAAACAACTCCTGTCACCTTAACAACAACAGAGTAATGATAATGAGCAAATGCCCAAATTCCTTCGAGTAATCCTAAACTTCTCGAGGGCATCAAAGCTCACTCTACAACTTAAGCAAAATTCTATGTTTACTTACTCGGTTTTGGACAATCTTCTGCTCAACTTATTATTAATCAAATCGTGTGCATATAAAAGGCGATACTAACGATTCTTGTTAACAGTGCAACAACAAATTTATTATATACACGAAAACAAAAAATTGAGGTTAGATCAGATATTCATTCACCATATGCTGAGGCAAATATAAACTCAGGAAAGTTTGAGAATTTAACAAACATGTTGACGTTGCCTGTGTAACCACAAGAGAACAAATGATCTTTTAAGTCAAATAAAAGTATGCAAGTCAAATTTTCTAAAGGTGATTTATAGTTTTTTATCTGGGTGCACTATTTTCCAAAATTGACCTAGACTACTTTCTTTTTCAATAATTACCAAGTTTGCCTTCAAGTGCAAGCAGTGTAATTGTAACTGCCACTCTCGAATAGCAATATACTTGGAGTGTAATTTCTTGCATGTAGGGTAGTTTGGCATTTTCAGATAGAGAGCAATCTGTGATAGTTTCTGAAAAGTAGTAAAATGTTTATGGGAGTTTGCAGAATTGGGGAGATCTCTAGTTAATTGGAAGTAAGAAGCAATTCTGAAAATTCTATGTAGACTGTAGAAAGAGATTATCTAAAGAGTACTTCAAGATGGTTTCACCAAAAgtatcaaaaatatttagaacaaTTCGCAAGCTAGAATTGCATATCCTCCCATATTTATTTCCACGAATGCATAAGAAAATTCTAATGGATTAGTACTACCTGCATTTATTTCATTCATAGCTCTTCGCACAGAAGAATCTGGTATAATATCAACCATAAGAATCTGCTCAATGTTAAATCCATAGCTTCCCATTACCTGACCAGAGGACATAATTGTTAATTTGAGAGTATAACATTATAAGTAGTAAGATCACTGGTAGTACGCTGTTCCAGAAGACAAAATTACCAACCAAATAGTTTTAAAACTTAAGGACCAGCCTAGAAGagtgtagggatgtaaatgaaccaaacggttcgcgagctattcggagctcgaatcggtaaaaagctcgttcgagttagTTCGTTTATTTTATcgaaccgagctcgagctcgatttcgagctcgacagttttatcgagctgaactcgagcttaaggatattcggctcatgAGCTCgcaaacatgttcgtttataggctcgcgagctaaaaaaacgagccttaaaacgagcctttaaccgagccaaaaaacgagttctaaaacgagccaaaaaaacgaactctaaaacaagccttaaaatgagctttaaaatgagctttaaaatgagccaaaaaacgagctctaaacgagcccgaaaatgagcccgagctcgcttaacgagttaggctcgttaactttgataataaaactaataacgggccgagctcgaactgttcgcaagcttgataattctaaaacgagccgagctcgagctttgtgataaaagctcgattcgagctcgagccgagctcgagcccgaatattgttggtgcaatatccctcaggtcaaggttgacctgggtgaccaagctgagtcttggtttgagtttagatgtttgacaataagaaattgattgaagaagagtcaagtaggtcaaggttgaccggatacttgacagggaagtcctggtgagtgaagccaggcagaaggaaaaccctagtgagtgaagctaggtgaaagtcctagtgagtgaagctaggtgaaagtcctggtgagtgaaaccaggtgaaaaccctagtgagtgaagctaggtgaaagtcctggtgagtgaaaccaggtgaaaatcctagtgagtgaagctaggtgaaagtcctggtgagtgaaaccaggtgaaaatcctagtgagtgaagctaggtgaaagtcctgttgagtgaagccaggcagaaggaaaatcctagtgagtgaagctaggtgaaagtcccgtgagtgaagccggtgaaagccctagtgagtgaagctgagatggaaaaccctagtgagtgaagctaggtgaaagtcccgtgagtgaagccgtgcagggaaaatccagatggatcgaggatgatcggacatccggtgttgggaagtccaagtaggtcgagggagtgaccagatacttggcatgaatagaaaagtctaagtgggtcaaagggattgaccggacacttggtgggaagtcctagcagtcaaaggagtgaccagatgctaggcatgatgtaccaacagtcgaaggttgaccggatgttggtttgagaggcttggaacttggtttgggcaaaaccaagtgttggatcgatcgatggatcgatccagagctggatcgatcggtggatcgatccgacttcTCCAAcagagagcctccggatcgatccgtggatcgattcagatgttccaatcgatcggtggatcgattgggacgccgcgcgataagcgccggatcgatccgtggatcgatccagcgcttatcgtggagcgcccggatcgatccgtggatcgatccaaagcctccccgatcgattgggaacattcgaatcgatcgggatccgaccgttggcgtcgataaaggccgcaggcgttcatttccttcggcatatcttcacggtttcatctcagatcttcgccagctcctccacagcactttcaaagctcgtgatcgccagttcttgaaggttcttggaagctctccgagtcaagaggcggatcaaaggcaagaagagaagctagggttagggttttctgcattcattgtaagctttgtgcttgtattttgtttccctttccttcttcttgtaccgagagtcttgtagggcttctccgccctcggtagttaccgaaaaggagtgtttcatagtggagggtgcgtgcgtggtgtggatccttggattagtcacctcctttggaggtggataccaagtaaaatcctagtgttagcgtgggtgtatttgtttctgtattttccgctgcatattcttgaagaaacaatcaacgccaagcaacgccgagcaacgccaagcaccgagcgaacgcgacgagctattcacccccccctctagctacttttggtcctaacaaatataacttaaacgagccgagctcgagcttaatactgttcggctcggttcggctcatttacatccctagaaGAGTGGAAGACAATTCTCATGAAAATGAAGTATCCAATGTAAAGTGGTATCTTCAAATCAAGTTCTAAAAAGGTTTCATGTTGATAGTGCAAGCATATCGAATAATTTTTTATGCAGATATTTGGTCAAAATgcaaaaacaaataaaagaagaggAAATTTTTTTTCACTAGTTTCAGAAATGAAGTTACTGAAGTAAGTACCAGCAAGTTGTTTATCACTTGGAATGAGAATAGAAGAAAGGAAATGTAAGATAAAAAACAACTTGTATTGTAATCACTAATACATAAGGCAGATAGATAGAAGTTTACATAGTCCAATAAACACCAATAAAAGCATAAAATGgataaaagaaaaaacaaacacCTCATGACGAAATCAGAGCTCCTAAAGGAAAATTGTTATGCAAGACGAGAATGAACATAGAACATCATGTTAAAGATCTACCAATTACCAAATATATGCTAACGTACTAAGGGCAAACCACATGATCACATATGTCAATACAAGTAGAAGTCTTACCTTTTCTAGCTCCTCAAGGACTGCTTTTGCCACATCACCTTTTTGCTCAAAGAGTTCATCAAGAGTCATTCTAGGAACATGTGCTCGGACCACTATGGTATTAAACAGAAAAGACATGACATGTAAAAAACAAGAAAGTACGCAACCTTAAATCTATATAATTAAGAGACTTGAATCACCATCAAAAACATAAGCTTGGATCTGCTCTTCTGGATTTTGTAACTCGTAGAAAGCATCATCAGCATTTTCTTTAACAATGCGATACTGAATTGAACAAACTAATTGTACAAACACATTATCCTGTTGAAAAATACAGCGAGTTAGCGATTCAAGAAATCTAACTCAAGAACCTTATGAATAAATCATATAAAAATAACaatgagaaaataaaattttaagatgaGAGAATAGGCTCACTTTGAATTTATATTCAGCATAGCCAGTTTCTTATGAAAAGGCCAACATACTCAAGAAGAAAATCATTATATGCTCCAGATATTGTGCAAGACTACCAGCATAAGGAAAACAAGCACAGGAAGGTTAGAGAATTAATGGGGAGGCAAGAGGAAACAATTTATATGAGCTATCAAGTGTAGTCAAAAGACTTGCTCTAAGAATGTTGGACAAGTGACGCCCTATTTGAGTCCACTTGTTCAGTTGTGGACCAATAAAAAAAGGTTTATGAGCTTAGATGTGTTAAGTTACTATTATGTTGAGTTTAAGAATTTTGGGTTGAGCCTCACAAGTTAATGAATTATTCATCTAGGCACATCGTGACAATTGGTATTAAAGCAGCGGGCGGGCCTAGGATGAGATGTCAGAAAGGGCTATCTAGTGTAGTCATCGTTTGGCCTTCCATGCTGCTACTAACAATGATTTGGGGCTATTAGTTGGACTTTCGTTCTTGAACGAGATGTCAATCCGGGGGTGGATATTGTAACCCTCGGTTTAATCGTAGTGAGTTGTGAACTAATAAAAAGCAAGAGAGAATGTGATACCTTAGTTTAATCTCACTCACATGGTGAGTTGTGAACTAATAAAGAGGTTTTATAAGTTTAAGCAACTGAGATCATTAGTTAGACCTAACAAGTTAATAGATCAATTCTCACATCTAATTAGAGGATTTATGAAGTGTAACATTAAATTAAGACCATACTAATTGTATCCTTTCTAAAAATTGATTAAAATCTACATCAATGCTCCCTTTCATTCTCTTTAAATAAATTGTTGTCCTTGGAGCTGAAGAAATCAAAGTATTCATGCGAaagttatgaaaaaaaaattaagaggaCTATACTTCTCGATGAAAAATGATCCCTCTTTATTTGCATGTTACTCAGTTTGGTATAGCATGAAATTGGCTTCTTCATCAGATGCGTAGTCATATAGCATCAAATGACGAGAAAACAATACCATCCCTGTATCTTGGCCCTAGCAAAGAAAATGATTCAACTTCTGGTGGCAATTGAAACAACCTCAATATGACATCGATCGCTTCGTATGAACATGCCAATACAACATCTGCCTCTGTTCTTCCCTCAGAACAAGATTTCGCGCATTAAAGATAAAATCACTACCGAGAATTGACAGATTAAACGGAATTAGGTGATGGAGAGACATGAAGATTtttctgatcatcaataactctTATTTCGATCCAATCACGCTATAAATAACTCGTGATTGATTAGCATTTAGACCGAACCTTTATTCCGTACAAATTTAAACAGCGGAGATGGGGATCCTTAATTAACAAAGGGATAGATTGCAATTGAAAGGGAAAAATTAAGGGATTTAGGATGTCGGACCTTGGTCTTGGTCTCGACGCGCACATCCAGGGAGGAGACGCGGGTGGATAGGGTGCCGGCGAGGAACTCTCCAGCGAAggggttgaagaagtggaggccggGGCCGGAGATTCGGAGGAATTTCCCCCACTGCTCCACGATCCCGACGCTCGCCTGGTCAATACAAGCGCAGAACAAGAACGAAGCAGTCATCGTCCTTCTTCCCCTTCCTCTCCGTTGAAACGCACagagagaaaatgaaaataaaaatagaagaatTCGGATTCGGATCTGGATGTGGATATGGATCCGCCCCAAAATGGAGGTAATTTCGTGACTTAAATCGTTCATTTGTTTCGCCGCGGTGAGGCGAAGCTGATGCGGTGGAAGGCGAATCGACAGCTTCCCGGCCGCCGCTGCCGCTGCCTTTCtttttcctcctctccctctccctctccctcatcGTCATGGACTCAGGCGATACGGTCCGCCGCCGCCCTGGGCCGCCCCCGCCGGGCCCTGGCTTTGTACGCCGACATGCCGCGCTCCGGCTACTGCCCCGACCCCTTCGCCGCCGCCGTCGCCCTCAAGGCTTGCGCGCGAATCGCCTCCAAACTCATTGCCGCCTCCATCCACTGCCAACTACACAAGCTCGGCTTCCACTCCCACGTCTACCCTCAGACCGCTCTCGCCGACTTCTACTCTAAGTTCGAAGGAATGGAAGCCGCGCGGAAGCTGTTCGATGAAATTCCGGTGAAAA contains:
- the LOC121995842 gene encoding hypersensitive-induced response protein 4-like, with product MTASFLFCACIDQASVGIVEQWGKFLRISGPGLHFFNPFAGEFLAGTLSTRVSSLDVRVETKTKDNVFVQLVCSIQYRIVKENADDAFYELQNPEEQIQAYVFDVVRAHVPRMTLDELFEQKGDVAKAVLEELEKVMGSYGFNIEQILMVDIIPDSSVRRAMNEINAAQRMQLASVYKGEAEKVLMVKKAEAEAEAKYLAGVGVAKQRQAITDGLRENILNFSHTVSGTTAKEVMDLIMVTQYFDTIKELGNSSNNTTIFIPHGPGHVKDISDQIRNGVLEAAAGSSQTNNL